In the Leguminivora glycinivorella isolate SPB_JAAS2020 chromosome 14, LegGlyc_1.1, whole genome shotgun sequence genome, one interval contains:
- the LOC125233378 gene encoding uncharacterized protein LOC125233378 has protein sequence MAWRTAIDGSQDVSLALRVMQRRNPKLRTDEWKVVDTVMSELNTRRIVLMDQVSADVIREAGYVLHSGLDTSHFKLLETGKEREHEEAGVEPGADGGEGDSVADEAAGAAGAATGEAPERDAPPGAPAEVARDRSEAGEVVLVGESFAGLRWTRESSPILSVAGSEDLRGLEELYLEGTTSPMSCDNTVQEAAADLSTAKH, from the coding sequence ATGGCCTGGCGTACGGCGATCGATGGCAGCCAGGACGTGTCGCTGGCTCTGCGGGTGATGCAGAGGCGCAACCCTAAACTCCGCACCGACGAGTGGAAGGTGGTCGACACCGTGATGTCGGAGCTGAACACCAGGCGCATCGTTCTGATGGACCAGGTGTCAGCTGACGTCATCAGGGAGGCCGGCTACGTTCTTCACTCGGGGCTCGACACCAGCCACTTCAAGCTCCTGGAGACGGGGAAGGAGCGTGAGCATGAAGAGGCTGGGGTGGAGCCCGGCGCGGACGGGGGGGAGGGGGACTCGGTGGCCGATGAGGCTGCGGGCGCCGCGGGGGCGGCGACGGGGGAGGCCCCGGAGCGGGACGCGCCGCCTGGCGCTCCTGCGGAGGTGGCTCGGGACCGGTCAGAGGCGGGGGAAGTGGTGCTAGTCGGGGAGAGTTTCGCCGGGCTGCGCTGGACCCGAGAGTCGTCACCGATCCTATCGGTGGCGGGCTCGGAGGACCTGCGCGGTCTGGAGGAACTCTACCTGGAGGGCACCACTTCGCCCATGTCCTGCGACAACACGGTCCAGGAGGCGGCCGCTGATCTCAGCACCGCCAAACACTAA